The Candidatus Eremiobacteraceae bacterium genome has a segment encoding these proteins:
- a CDS encoding Rne/Rng family ribonuclease, translated as MKTELLISCDDWENRVAVLEEGSLAEIYFEREEKVIGSIYKGRVENVLPGMGASFVNIGLGRNAFLYVDDVMRDPINIGETEITDRRKGHTVNELLHPADEILVQIVKEPRGLKGARVSTNISLPGRYLVLMPTGRYSGVSSKIEDERERDRLKQIMRDVRPDGMATIVRTAARGVSKAELIADLGVQLRLWHGILESFKRETAPALLHKDLNLVFKAVRDFMTSDVEQVVIDSKEQFDEIRQTLSLLGPQYLSRLKLFEGPGNLFESRGIDDELQKLLKPKIMLPSGGHLVLEHTEALTVVDVNTGKFTGGRNLEDTLVRTNIEAAAEIARQVRLRDIGGIIVVDFIDMAQERSRQQVIDTLSDALRRDRTRSTIQSFSNLGLLEFTRKRVGKDLGGQLRSDCPYCTGLGTVMSSESLAIKLLRDIRQRARNGERDRKLDVVIDPSVGTQLMGWYREEFEKLGKASTFDLQMFVEPQRHRENVLLENGHRTRKPLTVGREVETELLSVRMPDPSSGVAAVDGNLIEVKDAANGVGQTVKIKITAMAGNLASGELAEPLQTAQRRRRRGRGHGKSAVETEAPIAPPVPAQRDRDVHEEPAARAPRRAVPFGMDTDEEEDYTLRGGRQAGGAVGSGRDERPAATGTRDDRPAAGRGDGRKRPDGRRDEPKREDGRGGRGGRGGSRDRDRDADRPQPLIVGGEGDIDYEDSDDDAVVVVPAARSQRPVTASVASDRGSAPARGRERERDHDREPVRDRAPARDRDSVRDREPLRGRESSRSREPVRDREPIRDREPIRDREPIRSREPVREREPVRGREPVREREPVRGREPLRDREPVRGREPLSDREPVRSRESSSDREPVRGREPLRDRESVRDREPIRDRDPVRDREPARGREPVRDREPVRGREPLRDREPLRGREPLDARDVDPDVDADDRTDGDAPRRRRRRGGRGRSLGAAPLGVDRDALDVADADVEIVDAPRARTIQTDPDRFRSESRPVRGRGERLDVDRVERPARSDRADRPEKIGTHIDGVDADDRDERPETRRRHKFTGPIQQLYGAPVTIDPDDDEPPRAERTRPAERERPVDRGRADRPERVRREPPARTGPIDRTEPPSRVEARERIPIRDFVDVDDVPGPLVREPRGPIGGRGRGSRPGAASFDRPVREPDVLPGDYADLDEPVDDLDIVIAPDAPAIVDVEFKPDLLPRRRPAHDDARHRPHDEGRDGAPIGEQVERPERPHRAERPERAETGEPSRGRGRDRGPREVKPPRVGPSVKQLYPPADMEDTPRPPGSPKAPPFDSRRTPRGPMMRKPGEPPPPKGKVRQLYPAPEGADLAAPPLDDVPVNGRHEGEDVVFAPPALELGIEESAAERVDAAAGSIFVSDADELEDRRRRARERAEERRRIEPTDEPDAPAPKTPWDISGEDNF; from the coding sequence TTGAAAACCGAGTTGCTCATCTCGTGCGACGATTGGGAGAACCGCGTCGCCGTCCTCGAAGAGGGATCGTTGGCCGAGATCTACTTCGAACGTGAAGAGAAAGTCATCGGCTCCATCTATAAAGGCCGCGTCGAGAACGTCCTGCCCGGAATGGGCGCAAGTTTCGTCAACATCGGGCTCGGCCGCAACGCGTTTCTGTACGTCGACGACGTCATGCGCGATCCCATCAATATCGGCGAGACGGAGATCACCGACCGCCGCAAGGGACACACCGTCAACGAACTGCTCCATCCCGCAGACGAGATTCTCGTCCAGATCGTCAAGGAGCCGCGCGGCCTAAAAGGAGCGCGCGTCTCCACCAACATCTCACTGCCAGGGCGCTACCTCGTGCTGATGCCGACCGGCCGCTATTCAGGCGTCTCGTCGAAGATCGAGGACGAGCGCGAGCGCGATCGCCTCAAACAGATCATGCGCGATGTCCGGCCCGACGGCATGGCCACGATCGTGCGCACCGCCGCGCGCGGCGTGAGCAAAGCGGAGCTGATCGCCGATCTCGGCGTACAATTGCGCCTCTGGCACGGCATCCTCGAATCGTTCAAACGCGAGACTGCGCCGGCGCTGCTGCACAAGGATCTAAACCTCGTCTTCAAGGCGGTCCGCGACTTCATGACGAGCGACGTCGAGCAAGTCGTCATCGATTCGAAGGAACAATTCGACGAGATCCGCCAGACGCTCTCGCTGCTCGGACCGCAATATTTGAGCCGGCTGAAACTATTCGAAGGGCCGGGCAACCTTTTCGAGTCGCGCGGCATCGATGACGAGCTGCAGAAACTGCTCAAACCGAAGATCATGCTGCCGTCGGGCGGCCATCTCGTGCTCGAACATACCGAAGCACTCACGGTGGTCGACGTCAATACCGGAAAGTTCACCGGTGGACGCAATCTCGAAGATACGCTGGTCCGCACGAACATCGAAGCCGCTGCGGAAATCGCGCGGCAGGTGCGGTTGCGCGACATCGGCGGCATCATCGTCGTCGACTTCATCGACATGGCGCAGGAGCGCAGCCGCCAGCAAGTCATCGACACGCTCTCCGACGCGCTGCGGCGAGATCGCACGCGCAGCACAATCCAATCGTTCTCCAACCTCGGGTTATTGGAATTCACACGCAAGCGCGTGGGCAAGGATCTCGGCGGTCAACTGCGATCGGATTGTCCGTATTGCACGGGTCTCGGCACGGTGATGTCGAGCGAATCGCTCGCCATCAAATTGCTGCGCGACATCCGGCAGCGCGCGCGCAACGGAGAACGCGACAGAAAACTCGACGTCGTCATCGACCCGTCGGTCGGCACGCAGTTGATGGGCTGGTACCGCGAAGAATTCGAAAAACTCGGAAAAGCCAGCACCTTCGACTTGCAGATGTTCGTCGAGCCCCAGCGCCATCGCGAAAATGTCTTGCTTGAAAACGGTCACCGTACCCGCAAACCGCTCACGGTCGGCCGCGAAGTCGAGACCGAGTTGCTGTCCGTCCGCATGCCCGACCCGTCGTCCGGCGTTGCCGCGGTGGACGGGAATCTGATCGAAGTCAAGGACGCCGCGAACGGCGTCGGACAGACCGTCAAGATCAAGATCACCGCGATGGCCGGCAACCTCGCCAGCGGCGAACTGGCCGAACCCCTCCAGACTGCGCAGCGCCGCCGTCGCCGGGGTCGCGGCCACGGAAAAAGCGCCGTGGAGACCGAGGCGCCGATCGCGCCGCCGGTGCCCGCGCAGCGCGATCGCGACGTCCACGAAGAACCGGCAGCACGCGCCCCGCGCCGTGCCGTGCCGTTCGGCATGGACACCGACGAGGAAGAAGATTACACGCTTCGCGGCGGCCGACAGGCCGGCGGAGCAGTCGGCAGCGGCCGCGACGAGCGCCCCGCCGCAACGGGCACGCGAGACGACCGGCCGGCCGCAGGCCGCGGCGACGGACGGAAGCGCCCGGACGGACGGCGCGACGAACCGAAACGCGAAGATGGTCGCGGTGGTCGAGGCGGTCGAGGCGGCAGTCGCGACCGGGATCGCGATGCCGACAGGCCGCAACCGCTGATCGTCGGCGGTGAAGGCGACATCGACTACGAGGATAGCGATGATGACGCGGTGGTCGTGGTGCCGGCTGCCCGCAGCCAGCGTCCGGTCACTGCTTCAGTCGCGAGCGATCGCGGCTCGGCGCCCGCGCGCGGGCGAGAGCGTGAACGAGATCACGACCGTGAGCCGGTGCGCGATCGTGCGCCGGCACGAGATCGCGACTCTGTCCGAGATCGTGAACCACTGCGCGGCCGGGAATCGTCGAGGAGCCGCGAGCCGGTCCGCGACCGCGAGCCGATTCGAGATCGCGAGCCGATCCGAGATCGCGAGCCGATCCGTAGCCGTGAACCCGTCCGTGAGCGCGAGCCTGTTCGCGGCCGTGAACCCGTCCGTGAGCGCGAGCCTGTTCGCGGCCGCGAACCATTGCGCGACCGCGAGCCTGTTCGCGGCCGAGAACCATTGAGCGACCGCGAGCCTGTTCGCAGCCGAGAATCATCGAGCGACCGCGAGCCTGTTCGCGGCCGAGAACCATTGCGTGACCGCGAATCCGTACGTGACCGCGAACCGATTCGTGACCGCGATCCGGTCCGTGACCGCGAACCCGCACGAGGGCGCGAACCGGTACGTGACCGCGAACCCGTGCGGGGACGCGAGCCGTTGCGCGACCGCGAACCTCTCAGAGGTCGCGAACCGCTTGACGCGCGAGATGTCGATCCCGACGTGGACGCCGATGACCGTACCGACGGCGACGCACCGCGTCGGCGGCGGCGCCGCGGCGGTCGCGGACGTTCTCTCGGCGCAGCGCCGTTGGGCGTCGATCGCGACGCGCTCGACGTGGCCGATGCGGACGTCGAGATCGTCGACGCACCGCGGGCGCGAACGATCCAAACCGATCCCGACCGATTCCGCAGCGAGTCTCGACCTGTGCGCGGACGTGGCGAGCGACTCGATGTCGATCGTGTGGAACGCCCAGCCCGCAGCGATCGCGCGGACCGGCCGGAAAAAATCGGCACACATATCGATGGCGTCGATGCTGACGACCGCGACGAGCGCCCCGAAACCCGACGACGTCATAAGTTCACCGGTCCGATCCAGCAGCTCTACGGCGCGCCCGTCACGATAGACCCTGACGATGACGAACCGCCGCGCGCGGAGCGGACGCGACCCGCCGAACGAGAGCGGCCGGTCGATCGCGGCCGTGCCGATCGGCCGGAGCGCGTGCGCCGCGAGCCGCCCGCACGAACTGGGCCGATAGATCGGACCGAACCGCCGTCGCGCGTTGAAGCGCGAGAGCGGATTCCAATCCGGGACTTTGTCGACGTCGACGACGTCCCCGGACCGCTCGTTCGTGAGCCGCGCGGGCCGATCGGCGGACGCGGACGAGGCTCAAGACCCGGTGCGGCGTCGTTCGATCGACCTGTTCGAGAACCGGACGTTCTGCCTGGCGACTACGCCGATCTCGACGAGCCTGTGGACGATCTCGATATCGTCATCGCGCCGGACGCGCCGGCCATCGTCGACGTCGAGTTCAAACCGGACCTATTGCCTCGACGCAGACCGGCACATGACGACGCGCGTCACCGTCCCCACGACGAAGGCCGCGACGGAGCACCAATCGGCGAGCAAGTCGAGCGCCCCGAGCGCCCGCATCGCGCGGAGCGACCGGAGCGCGCCGAAACCGGCGAACCGTCACGCGGCAGAGGCCGAGATCGAGGACCGCGCGAGGTGAAGCCGCCGCGCGTCGGGCCATCGGTGAAGCAGCTCTATCCGCCAGCGGATATGGAAGACACGCCAAGACCGCCAGGCTCTCCCAAGGCGCCGCCCTTTGATTCGCGCCGCACGCCTCGCGGACCGATGATGCGCAAGCCCGGCGAGCCGCCGCCGCCGAAAGGAAAGGTCCGGCAGTTATATCCCGCGCCCGAAGGAGCAGATCTGGCGGCGCCGCCGCTGGACGACGTTCCCGTCAATGGCAGGCATGAAGGCGAAGACGTCGTTTTCGCACCGCCGGCACTCGAATTAGGGATCGAGGAGAGCGCGGCCGAGCGCGTCGACGCTGCCGCGGGTTCGATATTCGTGAGCGATGCCGACGAACTTGAAGATCGGCGACGGCGCGCGCGCGAACGCGCCGAAGAGCGCCGCCGGATCGAACCCACCGATGAGCCGGACGCGCCGGCTCCCAAGACGCCGTGGGATATCTCCGGGGAGGACAACTTCTAA
- a CDS encoding gamma carbonic anhydrase family protein — protein MAHILTYNGKTPKIGRGVFLAPNATLIGDVDIGDGASVWFGAVLRADEAGIRIGARTSVQDNAVIHVYKDHDTVVEEDVTIGHGAILEACHIGRGALIGMNAVVLNRATVGERALIAAGTVVLEDQEIPDDVLAAGAPAKVKKKLEGSSRTWSQVSTAAYVRLTAEYLAQDLDKRL, from the coding sequence ATGGCCCACATCCTCACGTACAACGGGAAGACGCCGAAGATCGGACGCGGCGTCTTCCTCGCTCCTAACGCCACGCTTATCGGCGACGTCGACATCGGCGACGGGGCAAGCGTGTGGTTCGGCGCGGTGCTCCGCGCTGACGAAGCTGGGATCCGCATCGGCGCTCGCACGTCCGTGCAAGATAACGCCGTGATTCACGTCTACAAAGACCACGACACGGTTGTGGAAGAAGACGTGACCATCGGGCACGGCGCGATACTAGAAGCGTGCCACATCGGCCGCGGCGCATTGATCGGCATGAATGCGGTGGTCCTCAATCGAGCTACGGTCGGAGAGCGTGCGTTGATCGCGGCCGGGACGGTGGTGCTCGAAGATCAGGAGATACCGGACGATGTGCTGGCTGCCGGAGCGCCTGCCAAGGTCAAGAAAAAACTTGAAGGCAGCTCACGCACGTGGTCGCAGGTTTCGACGGCGGCATACGTTCGGCTCACGGCCGAATATCTGGCGCAAGACCTGGACAAGCGATTATAA
- a CDS encoding nucleotidyltransferase family protein produces the protein MANEPMIAVALAGGRLERDFRDAGYDVANKAYLSIRGVMMLERVLSSLRGASSVGRIRCVTQPEAFDAAFGSRGADLCDEVLTPGAGLIESMLAGLAGLPEDRLVLIVATDIPLVRPSDVDAFTARVMAAPCDVAYGFVRREPHEARYPGVRHTWVRLREGTFCGGGVSAIRAGAGVGLADALRRIVAARKSPLRLAAIFSPALLFRYVFGMLGIADAERRADVITSCRCRGIACDEPELAVNVDRLEDLREVERILDAQEKT, from the coding sequence ATGGCGAATGAACCGATGATCGCCGTGGCGCTGGCCGGTGGTCGACTCGAACGCGATTTTCGCGACGCAGGTTACGACGTCGCGAACAAGGCCTACTTATCGATACGCGGCGTGATGATGCTCGAACGAGTCCTGTCGTCGCTGCGCGGCGCGTCGTCGGTCGGGCGCATCCGCTGCGTCACGCAACCTGAGGCGTTCGACGCAGCGTTCGGTTCGCGCGGCGCCGATCTATGCGACGAGGTGCTGACTCCCGGCGCCGGATTGATCGAAAGCATGCTGGCTGGTCTCGCCGGGTTGCCGGAAGATCGACTCGTGTTGATCGTCGCCACCGACATCCCGCTCGTTCGCCCGTCGGACGTCGACGCGTTCACCGCGCGGGTTATGGCGGCGCCGTGCGACGTCGCCTATGGTTTTGTCCGGCGCGAACCTCATGAGGCTCGCTATCCCGGCGTTCGTCATACGTGGGTACGTCTGCGGGAAGGAACGTTTTGCGGCGGCGGCGTTTCGGCGATCCGCGCCGGCGCGGGCGTTGGTCTCGCCGACGCGCTGCGGCGCATCGTGGCCGCGCGCAAGTCGCCGCTCCGGCTCGCCGCGATCTTCTCACCGGCGCTGCTGTTCCGTTATGTGTTCGGCATGCTCGGCATCGCGGATGCGGAGCGGCGCGCAGACGTCATCACGTCTTGCCGCTGCCGCGGCATCGCGTGCGACGAGCCGGAACTCGCGGTCAATGTCGACCGCCTCGAGGACCTGCGCGAGGTCGAACGGATCTTGGATGCCCAAGAAAAAACGTAG
- the ispE gene encoding 4-(cytidine 5'-diphospho)-2-C-methyl-D-erythritol kinase — translation MAAWTRAFRLKARAKLNLTLYVGAVLPNGLHELRSLAASLTLADDVLFEPHDGDFGVICEGLDIPERDNLAFRAAAALGVKARGVRIRVGKRIPARAGLGGGSADAAAALIGLARISREGGSVEYSDAELNAAAAALGSDVPACLLAGFKAIAGTGDLVHPLSIASPPWGVALLKPADGLSTEVAYKLIDTNADDLQRSSESIARRDRSGDLSAHVRSGMYAEFCKSLHNDFDSMVRRDLPDVARAHDRLRSAGADATMLCGSGSTVAGIFRSVADAEAALARIALARDEWSAAAGFSDGE, via the coding sequence ATGGCCGCTTGGACCCGTGCTTTTCGCCTTAAAGCACGGGCGAAGTTGAATTTGACGCTCTACGTCGGCGCCGTTTTGCCAAACGGGCTGCATGAGTTACGCTCGCTTGCGGCTTCTTTGACCCTAGCCGACGACGTCTTGTTCGAGCCCCATGACGGCGATTTCGGCGTCATCTGTGAGGGACTAGATATCCCGGAACGCGATAATCTCGCCTTTCGAGCCGCCGCGGCGCTTGGGGTTAAAGCTCGCGGCGTGAGGATTCGGGTCGGCAAGCGAATCCCAGCTCGAGCGGGACTCGGCGGCGGCAGCGCGGACGCTGCGGCTGCGTTGATCGGGCTGGCTCGCATTTCCAGGGAAGGCGGATCGGTCGAATATTCCGATGCCGAGTTAAATGCGGCGGCGGCGGCGCTTGGATCCGATGTCCCTGCCTGCCTGTTGGCCGGGTTCAAAGCAATCGCGGGGACGGGCGATCTCGTGCATCCCTTATCCATCGCTTCGCCGCCATGGGGGGTGGCGTTGCTCAAGCCGGCTGATGGTCTCTCAACCGAAGTCGCATACAAACTCATCGATACGAACGCCGACGATCTTCAACGATCGTCCGAATCGATCGCGCGCCGCGACCGTTCGGGCGATCTATCGGCGCACGTCCGATCGGGAATGTACGCCGAATTTTGCAAGAGCCTGCACAACGATTTCGATTCGATGGTCCGGCGCGACCTGCCCGACGTTGCGCGCGCGCACGATCGTCTGCGATCAGCGGGTGCGGATGCGACGATGCTGTGCGGAAGCGGTTCCACGGTCGCCGGAATCTTCCGGTCGGTCGCGGACGCGGAGGCCGCGCTGGCGCGCATCGCGCTTGCCCGCGACGAATGGTCGGCCGCCGCGGGATTTAGCGATGGCGAATGA
- a CDS encoding type IV pilus twitching motility protein PilT has translation MDSFNGRPAQGRDLDGLLREMVALGASDMHLKAAVPPIVRVHGVLKPLGDKPMSLPECENIIFSSMTHAQQQEFMETKELDFAYGLHGHGRFRVNAFFQRGTVSAAFRTVRLDIPSMEELRVPAVLRELCELQDGIVLLTGATGTGKSTTLAAMIDYINATQRRHIVTIEDPIEYIHVDKQSIISQREVGIDTGSFTIALKQSLRQDPDVILIGEMRDPETIITALTAAETGHLVLSTLHTQNTIQALERIMDALPEGNRKQFTVQLSTSLRAIVSQRLLVRLDGGGRVPAVEVLIATPTIRSLILEGKFGDMYQYMAAGKYDGMQTFTQSLLDLYQSGLVTEKEAYSKADKPTEFRLAIEGHVTSGADMQETAAW, from the coding sequence GTGGATAGCTTCAACGGCCGGCCGGCACAAGGCAGAGACCTCGATGGTCTTCTGCGCGAGATGGTCGCGCTTGGTGCATCCGACATGCATCTCAAAGCCGCAGTGCCGCCGATCGTGCGCGTCCACGGCGTCCTCAAACCGCTCGGCGACAAACCGATGTCGTTGCCCGAGTGCGAGAACATCATCTTCTCTTCTATGACTCATGCGCAGCAGCAAGAGTTCATGGAGACCAAGGAACTCGACTTCGCCTACGGCCTTCACGGTCACGGCCGCTTCCGCGTCAACGCGTTTTTCCAACGCGGCACCGTGAGCGCCGCCTTTAGAACCGTGCGTCTCGATATTCCCAGCATGGAAGAGCTTCGCGTTCCGGCCGTGCTGCGAGAACTGTGCGAACTGCAGGACGGCATCGTTTTGTTGACCGGCGCCACCGGCACCGGCAAGTCGACGACGCTCGCTGCGATGATCGATTACATCAACGCGACGCAACGCCGCCACATCGTCACCATCGAAGACCCGATCGAATATATCCACGTCGACAAGCAGTCCATCATCTCACAGCGCGAAGTGGGCATCGACACCGGCTCATTCACGATCGCGCTCAAGCAATCGCTGCGCCAGGATCCCGACGTCATTCTCATCGGCGAGATGCGCGATCCGGAAACGATCATCACTGCCCTCACCGCGGCCGAAACGGGTCACCTCGTCTTGTCGACGCTGCATACGCAGAACACGATCCAAGCGCTCGAGCGCATCATGGATGCGCTGCCCGAAGGCAATCGCAAACAGTTCACGGTGCAATTGTCGACGAGTCTTCGCGCCATCGTCTCTCAGCGTTTGCTCGTGCGTCTCGACGGCGGCGGCCGCGTGCCCGCAGTAGAAGTGCTCATCGCGACGCCGACGATTCGCAGTCTCATTCTCGAGGGTAAATTCGGCGACATGTATCAGTACATGGCTGCCGGCAAGTACGACGGCATGCAGACGTTCACGCAGTCGTTGCTCGATTTGTACCAAAGCGGATTGGTCACGGAAAAAGAAGCGTACTCGAAAGCGGACAAGCCCACCGAATTCCGCCTCGCCATCGAAGGTCACGTCACGAGCGGCGCCGACATGCAGGAGACCGCGGCCTGGTAG
- the pdxS gene encoding pyridoxal 5'-phosphate synthase lyase subunit PdxS: MKNKGTKKVKRGLAQMLKGGVIMDVTTPEQAIIAQTAGAVAVMALERVPSDIRKDGGVARMADLEVVQRIMDAVTIPVMAKARIGHFVEAQVLQAMGVDFIDESEVLTPADDAYHIDKRDFTVPFVCGCRNLGEALRRITEGAAMIRTKGEAGSGNIVEAIRHLRQVNDDIRRLASLPTEELVAMARDLGASVEIVREVAKAGRLPVVMFVAGGVATPADAALCMQLGAEGIFVGSGIFKAADPEKTAQAIVSATHFFDDPVKIMEASKSIGAPMAGLEISQIPKDQLLAGRGW; encoded by the coding sequence GTGAAGAACAAAGGCACTAAGAAAGTCAAACGTGGTTTGGCGCAGATGCTCAAAGGCGGCGTCATCATGGACGTCACCACGCCCGAACAGGCGATCATCGCCCAGACGGCAGGCGCCGTCGCCGTCATGGCGCTCGAACGCGTGCCCTCCGATATCCGCAAAGACGGCGGCGTCGCGCGCATGGCCGATCTTGAAGTCGTGCAACGCATCATGGATGCCGTCACCATCCCGGTGATGGCCAAAGCGCGCATCGGTCATTTCGTCGAGGCGCAAGTGCTGCAGGCGATGGGTGTCGATTTCATCGACGAAAGCGAAGTGCTCACACCGGCGGACGACGCATATCACATCGACAAACGAGACTTCACGGTGCCGTTCGTGTGCGGCTGCCGCAACCTCGGCGAAGCGTTGCGCCGGATCACCGAAGGCGCGGCGATGATCCGCACTAAGGGCGAAGCCGGTTCCGGCAACATCGTCGAAGCCATCCGTCATCTCCGGCAAGTGAACGACGACATCCGCCGGCTCGCATCGTTGCCCACCGAAGAGCTTGTCGCGATGGCCCGCGATCTTGGAGCGTCGGTCGAGATCGTGCGAGAGGTCGCCAAGGCTGGCCGGTTGCCGGTGGTGATGTTCGTCGCCGGCGGCGTCGCCACACCTGCCGACGCGGCGCTCTGCATGCAGCTCGGTGCCGAAGGAATCTTCGTCGGGTCCGGCATTTTCAAAGCGGCAGATCCGGAGAAGACCGCCCAAGCCATCGTGTCGGCCACGCACTTCTTCGATGACCCGGTCAAGATCATGGAGGCGTCGAAGTCGATCGGTGCGCCGATGGCCGGTCTCGAGATCTCGCAGATTCCAAAGGATCAATTGCTCGCCGGCCGCGGCTGGTAG
- the pdxT gene encoding pyridoxal 5'-phosphate synthase glutaminase subunit PdxT yields the protein MAKKLTIGVLSLQGDVEEHLAALRAAGVKARGVKTADALEKVDGLIVPGGESTTLGIVLDRFGLTKPLHDMAARNVPIWGTCMGMILLARTVTGSVQPTLGLLDIEVKRNAFGRQVESAEQKLEIKGIDGKPFPGIFIRAPWIERAGRDAKILAKVDGKGVMVRQNNVLGTSFHPELTSDLRVHRYFIDMVLATQS from the coding sequence ATGGCCAAGAAGCTCACCATCGGCGTGCTCTCGCTACAGGGCGATGTTGAAGAACATCTCGCTGCGTTGCGCGCAGCCGGCGTGAAGGCGCGCGGCGTCAAGACCGCCGACGCACTCGAAAAAGTAGACGGTCTCATCGTTCCCGGTGGCGAGTCCACGACGCTCGGCATCGTATTGGATCGATTCGGCCTCACCAAACCTCTGCACGATATGGCCGCACGAAACGTGCCGATTTGGGGCACGTGCATGGGCATGATCCTGCTGGCGCGCACGGTGACCGGCTCCGTGCAGCCGACCCTCGGACTGCTGGACATCGAAGTGAAACGCAATGCGTTTGGCCGCCAAGTCGAAAGCGCCGAACAAAAGCTCGAGATAAAAGGGATCGACGGCAAGCCATTCCCCGGGATTTTCATCCGTGCGCCATGGATCGAGCGGGCCGGACGCGATGCGAAGATATTGGCAAAGGTCGACGGCAAGGGCGTGATGGTCCGTCAGAATAACGTCCTCGGAACGTCCTTCCATCCCGAACTGACATCGGATCTGCGCGTGCATCGCTATTTCATCGACATGGTACTAGCGACGCAATCCTAG
- a CDS encoding HNH endonuclease, which translates to MKRERGSFLSMVDVLVLNATYEALNVTSLQRAVKLVFSGKAEVLHTHDRPLRAATFEMRMPSIIRMLYYIRRPRQQVALTKKNVLLRDDYMCQYCGRKGEGPMTVDHVVPKSTGGPSTWENLVCACLACNNRKNNRTPQDANLHLLRKPRTPKYIPWIQVKRHTLPGEWYKYLFLYHVSIDERIEA; encoded by the coding sequence ATGAAGCGCGAACGGGGGTCTTTTTTAAGCATGGTGGACGTCCTTGTCCTCAACGCCACGTACGAAGCGCTGAATGTCACGTCGTTGCAGCGCGCGGTTAAGCTCGTCTTTTCGGGCAAGGCCGAGGTCCTCCACACGCACGACCGCCCGTTGCGCGCCGCCACGTTCGAAATGCGAATGCCCTCCATCATCCGCATGCTGTACTACATCCGCAGGCCGCGCCAGCAGGTCGCGCTCACGAAGAAAAATGTGCTATTGCGCGACGACTACATGTGTCAATATTGCGGGCGCAAGGGCGAGGGCCCGATGACGGTGGACCACGTCGTCCCCAAGAGCACCGGCGGGCCGTCCACGTGGGAGAACCTCGTGTGCGCCTGTCTTGCTTGCAATAATAGGAAGAACAATCGCACGCCGCAGGATGCAAACCTCCATCTGCTGCGCAAACCGCGCACTCCCAAGTACATCCCGTGGATCCAGGTGAAGCGCCACACGCTGCCTGGCGAATGGTACAAGTACCTGTTCTTGTATCACGTCTCCATCGACGAGCGCATCGAAGCGTAG
- a CDS encoding Uma2 family endonuclease, whose translation MEIEVPKTKPATEWVNGCALQKKRPRERHSRAQSAFLVALLTVVAPNAVVEILSPGDQRRDVDEKIQVYLAAGADVVLMVDPMRERVDAHSVLGLKTFWRGDVVTHRSLVGFFMKVAKIFEKIPPRVQS comes from the coding sequence ATGGAGATTGAAGTTCCAAAGACGAAGCCGGCGACCGAATGGGTCAACGGCTGCGCTCTACAAAAGAAAAGACCAAGGGAACGGCACAGTCGCGCCCAATCGGCATTTCTCGTCGCACTATTGACGGTTGTCGCACCGAATGCCGTCGTCGAGATTCTCTCTCCTGGTGACCAGCGACGCGATGTCGACGAGAAGATCCAAGTCTATCTCGCGGCCGGCGCAGACGTCGTCCTCATGGTGGATCCTATGCGGGAAAGAGTCGACGCTCACAGTGTGCTTGGTCTCAAGACGTTCTGGCGCGGCGATGTAGTGACACATCGATCGCTTGTCGGATTTTTCATGAAAGTCGCAAAAATCTTCGAGAAAATTCCGCCGCGAGTCCAATCGTAG